Part of the Janibacter alkaliphilus genome is shown below.
ACCCCGAGCGTGGCCGCGTCAGCGCAGACTGGGGATCCAGACGACCAGCTGGAGCTGGCCCGCCGGCTGTTGCACGATCCGTCCATAGCCGGAGTTGAGGAGCGAGTGGCAGGAACTCTCGTGCTGCTCTACGCGCAACCGCTGGCCCGGATTGCGCGGCTGACGCTCGAAGACCTCACCGAGGACAGGGGGCGGATGCAGCTCAAGCTGGGCGAACATCCGCTCGACGTTCCTCCCGTGCTGGCGGACCTTCTTCGGCAACTGCCCGTCCACAAGCCCTTCGGGGCTGCTCGTGAGTTGGCCGACGAGCAGTGGCTCTTCCCGGGCAAGAGGGCCGGTCAGCCGCGGCACGCGATGTCGTTGATGAGAGCACTTCGACCACTGGGGATCCCCGCGCGGGTCAGCCGCAACACCGCGCTGCTGCATCTGGCCGCCAGCGTCCCACCGGCGGTCATTGCCAACGCCTTGGGGATCGATACGAGCACCGCCCAGAAGTGGGCCGAGGTGGCGGGTTCAAGCTGGAGCGCCTATGGCCCATCGCGCCGGCGGGACGTGAATCAGGGGCCGGTCATCGATGTGTGACGGGGCCGCCACGCTGCGGCGGGCCGGTTGGTGTCGCTCCCGACTGGTCAGGCGTCGAGGACCTGACGCGCCAGAGCGAGGCGATCGGGCGCGAGGGTGAACCAGGCCCACTGCCCGCGACGCTCCCGGGTCAGCAGGCCGGCGTCGACGAGCACCTTGAGGTGGTGACTCACCGTGGGCTGGGCCAGGCCGAGGGGCTCCGGTAGGTCGCAGGCGCACACTTCCTGACCGGGGGAGCAGCGCACGATGCCCAGGATCTGCAGGCGGACGGGGTCGGCGACCGCCTTGAGGAGTCGGGCCACCGCCTCGGCGTCCTCGCGCGAGATGGGTGCGCTCCCCTCGGTGGCGCAGCACCGCTCCACCGCCTGGGTGAGGAGGGTGCGTCCGTCGGTGGAGTGGGCGATCGACATGGCCTCATATTGACATGCGTCGATGCGCAGTGCCAAGGTTGACGTATCGACACACGTCGATATGACCCGATGGAGGAACCCCACGTGAGCCGCGTTCAGATCGCTCTCAATGTCGTCGACCTCGAGGCGTCCATCGCCTTCTACTCCACGCTCTTCGGTGTCGAGCCGCACAAGCGCCGGCCCGGCTACGCGAACTTCGCGATCAGTGAGCCGCCGCTGAAGCTCGTGCTCATCGAGACCGACGAGGCGACCCGCGAGAGTGGGCCGCGGGGTGCGCTAAACCACCTCGGCGTCGAGGTCGACAGCGCCGAGCAGGTCAGCGAGGCGCGCACCCGGCTCACGGATGGCGGGCTGGCGACGTTCGACGAGGACGACACGACGTGCTGCTACGCCCTGCAGGACAAGGTGTGGGTCCACGACCCGGCCGGCGCCCCGTGGGAGGTCTACGTCGTCAAGGACGAGAACCCGGCGAACGCCCAGCCGGCCACCGCGTCCCTGCCCGTCCTCGAGCAGTCCTCGCCGTGCTGCGCCCCGCAGGGGAGCCAAGCGTGACGATGTCTGAAGAAACCCCCGAACGCGCGCCCGCACGCCTGGCGATGCTGGATCGCTACCTGCCCGCGTGGATCGGCATCGCCATGGTCGCCGGGCTCGTGCTCGGCCGCGGGGTGCCCGGTCTGGGGTCCGCCCTGGACGCGGTCCAGCTGCACGGCATCTCGCTGCCCATCGCCCTCGGCCTGCTCGTCATGATGTACCCACCGCTGGCCAAGGTCAGGTACGACCGCCTTGATTCGGTCACCCGTGACCGCAGCCTGCTCGGGTCCTCCCTCGTGCTCAACTGGATCGTCGGCCCGGCGCTGATGTTCGCCCTGGCGTGGGCCTTCCTACCCGACCTGCCGGAGTACCGGACCGGTCTGATCATCGTAGGCCTCGCCCGGTGCATCGCCATGGTGATCATCTGGAACGACCTGGCCTGCGGCGACCGTGAAGCGGCTGCCGTCCTCGTCGCACTCAACTCGATCTTCCAGATCCTCGCCTTCGCGGCCCTCGGGTGGTTCTACCTGGCGGTGCTCCCGGGCTGGCTGGGCCTGGAGCAAAGCACGCTGGACGTCTCGTTCGGCCAGATCGCCGTGTCGGTCCTGATCTTCCTCGGGGTCCCCCTGCTCGCCGGGTACCTCTCCCGCCGCATCGGCGAGCGGCGCTGGGGCCGGCAGGCATACGAGGGCACCTTCCTGCCGAAGATCGGCCCGTGGGCGCTCTACGGCCTGCTCTTCACCATCGTCGTCCTCTTCGCCCTGCAGGGCGACGCGATCACCTCGCGCCCACTGGACGTCGCCCGCATCGCGGTGCCGCTCCTGGCCTACTTCGCCCTGATGTGGGGCGCCGGCTACCTCACCGGTCGCGTACTCGGGATGACCTACGAACGCACCACCACGCTCGCCTTCACCGCGGCGGGCAACAACTTCGAGCTGGCCATCGCCGTCGCCATCGCGACCTTCGGCGTCACATCCGGCCAGGCCCTCGCAGGCGTCGTCGGACCTCTGATCGAGGTGCCGGTCCTCGTCGGCTTGGTCTATGTCAGCCTCGGGCTGCGTCGACGCTTCCCCCACTCTTCGTCAGCCGTGGCACCATCTCGCATCCCAGCAGAGGACCGCACGTGAGTACCGCACCCCACACGCCCGACACGTACGACCGACTCATCGACGACCTGACCTACGCCTACGACGGGGTCTTCTCACCCGAGACCATCGCCACAGTCGTGCACGAGGCCCGCGCCCTGCTCGAGCCGCGCGCCACGATCACGCAGTACCTGCCGATCTTCGTCGCGAAGCAGGCCCGCGAGCAGCTCATGACCGTGGCCCAGGCTGAAGGGAGAGTCGCCAAGCAAGTCCCCGAGATCCTCTTCATCTGCGTGCACAACGCCGGGCGGTCCCAGATGGCCGCCGCCCTCACCGAGCACCTGTCTGCCCGCAAGGTCCACGTGCGCTCGGCCGGGTCCGAACCCGTGGACACGGTCAACCCCACCGTCCTCGAAGCCCTGGCCGAGCGTGGCATCCCGCTCAGCGCGCCATACCCCAAGCCCTTGACCCACAGCGCCGTCCAGGCAGCAGACGTCATCGTCACCATGGGCTGCGGCGACGCCTGCCCGGTCTTTCCCGGCAAGCGCTACGAGGACTGGGACGTCGCCGACCCCGACGGCCAACCACTCGACGTCGTGCGGGACATCCGGGATGACATCCAACAGCGCGTAACCCGCCTCCTGCGCGACGTCCTCGCCTGACCTCTCCCACCCTCCTGGAGCCCACATGACCAACCAACCCTCAGTCCTCTACGTCTGCGTTCACAACGCCGGCCGCTCGCAGATGGCCGCAGCCTTCACGCGCACCCTCTCCGGCGGTGCCGTCGAGGTTCGTTCGGCCGGGTCGGCACCCGCAGACACGATCAACCCTGCCGTTCGAGAGGCGATGCTCGAGGAGGGCATCGACCTGTCTGCGGAAACGCCCAAGATCCTCACGACCGAAGCCGTCAAGGCCTCCG
Proteins encoded:
- a CDS encoding ArsR/SmtB family transcription factor, translating into MSIAHSTDGRTLLTQAVERCCATEGSAPISREDAEAVARLLKAVADPVRLQILGIVRCSPGQEVCACDLPEPLGLAQPTVSHHLKVLVDAGLLTRERRGQWAWFTLAPDRLALARQVLDA
- a CDS encoding ArsI/CadI family heavy metal resistance metalloenzyme — translated: MSRVQIALNVVDLEASIAFYSTLFGVEPHKRRPGYANFAISEPPLKLVLIETDEATRESGPRGALNHLGVEVDSAEQVSEARTRLTDGGLATFDEDDTTCCYALQDKVWVHDPAGAPWEVYVVKDENPANAQPATASLPVLEQSSPCCAPQGSQA
- the arsB gene encoding ACR3 family arsenite efflux transporter, with the translated sequence MSEETPERAPARLAMLDRYLPAWIGIAMVAGLVLGRGVPGLGSALDAVQLHGISLPIALGLLVMMYPPLAKVRYDRLDSVTRDRSLLGSSLVLNWIVGPALMFALAWAFLPDLPEYRTGLIIVGLARCIAMVIIWNDLACGDREAAAVLVALNSIFQILAFAALGWFYLAVLPGWLGLEQSTLDVSFGQIAVSVLIFLGVPLLAGYLSRRIGERRWGRQAYEGTFLPKIGPWALYGLLFTIVVLFALQGDAITSRPLDVARIAVPLLAYFALMWGAGYLTGRVLGMTYERTTTLAFTAAGNNFELAIAVAIATFGVTSGQALAGVVGPLIEVPVLVGLVYVSLGLRRRFPHSSSAVAPSRIPAEDRT
- a CDS encoding three-helix bundle dimerization domain-containing protein, yielding MSTAPHTPDTYDRLIDDLTYAYDGVFSPETIATVVHEARALLEPRATITQYLPIFVAKQAREQLMTVAQAEGRVAKQVPEILFICVHNAGRSQMAAALTEHLSARKVHVRSAGSEPVDTVNPTVLEALAERGIPLSAPYPKPLTHSAVQAADVIVTMGCGDACPVFPGKRYEDWDVADPDGQPLDVVRDIRDDIQQRVTRLLRDVLA
- a CDS encoding arsenate reductase ArsC is translated as MTNQPSVLYVCVHNAGRSQMAAAFTRTLSGGAVEVRSAGSAPADTINPAVREAMLEEGIDLSAETPKILTTEAVKASDVVITMGCGDTCPIFPGKRYEDWTLDDPAGQGVDAVRPIRDNIRARVSQLLDSLGIDPVETRA